CTGACAGAGTATCAGGGTGAGGCAGCTGACGATGAAGAGAACACTCGGGAGGATGAAGGCGACGAGGAACTCCTTGTAGGTCCGTTCGAGGTTGAACCTGGACACAACGATCCCGGTATTCCCCTCGGCGTAGAAGCAGGGAAACCGAGCCCTGGCGTTGTGGTCGGTGCCGTCCTTCCCGTACTCCCTGAGGAACTCCTTGCACTCGTCCCTCAAGGTGTTCACGCACCCCTCCAGGTTTATCAGGAGTCTGCTCTCGTTGGCGATGAGGAGGTCCTGCTCCGGTGGCGCCACCTGCCGAGTCTCGTCGAGCGGCTTCGTCGCGAACACGTTGAGGTAGGACAGGTAGGTGAAGTTCGTCAGGTCGGTGAGCATGCTCTTCTCGAGTACGGACCCGTTTATGCAGTCGACCGCCTCGACGCCGGTGCTGGTGTTGTATATCCCGTAGCACGAGGCCATCATAACGTCGCCCCGTTCCTCGTTCCAGATCTCCCTCCCCGTGTCGGCGTCGATCGCCCGTTCGCACTGACTGAGGTAAACCTTGTCGCCGCTGAGGAGTATCATGTTCTTGTTCCTCGTCGGTATGTCGACGCAACGTCTGTCGCAGTTGTACGGCGTCCTTATCCGCTCGCAGGTTCCCCGGTTGCAGCTGAAGAGTCCGTCGATGTCGATGCACGTGATCTTCCCCCGACGTCCGGAGCACTTCAGTGCCGGATCGGTGTCGTGGAACATGCACTCGAAGGCGTCGGTGATGTTGATGCACATCCCCATGGTGCAGTTGAAGGTGCCCGTCAGGTTCCTGCACTCGTCGGCTATGCACCGCGACTTCTTGGCGTTCTCCTGATCGATGCCGTAGCACGTCTTGTTCGCGGTGTTGGTGCAGTTGGCCAGGACGATGCTCGACCCGTTCCTCCTGAGGTTCACGTATATCTGGATGCAGGCACCCGAGGTCTTGGAGAGGCACCACTCGCCGCAGCTTCCCCAATCGCAGCCGTCCTTGTTGACGGCCCTTGTAGTCGTGCACATAACCGGCACCTCGCTGATGCCCGACTGGAACGCCCTCGTGCTCGGCATGTATATGGCGACGGTCAGGTAGACCAGGGCGACCGAGGAGAGAACCGCCGTCATCTGGCAGATGCATATCGTGCCGCATATCCGGCCGTCCTGCGGCGGTATTACGAGATCCTCGACGGGCACCGGCTTCGGCATCCTGGAGTCAGGACTCGGCGCGCTTATCGAATTCGTACGGTGTGACGATATCGGGCTTATTCGGGGCGGGAGCGACTCACGCCTCGGCACTCTCGCGATCCATCGAACCCGCTCACCCTCGGATGGTTAGGTCGAAACTGCCCCGCTCCCTCGCTCCCTCTCGCAGATATCCTCCAGGCGAAACCCCGATTCCGCACTCGGTGTACTTCCAACCCGATCGCGGATCACGCACACCCCTCGTCCTCACGCCCGATGCGCGAACAAACCTCCGCGCACGAATCAATATTACCTGCGCAGTGTTGTGGCATACTGCAGTGACGTCACACCCACCCTACCTCTTTCACCTAGAAACCACGGGAGTTTCACACCCCCTAGGCGAGTCGAAGCCCGATCATCGATTAACGATGTTTCCAATTTTAAATCCAAAAAGTTGACCCGTTTCCGGAAAGTCTTCAGCCTTTCGAGATACGAGGTGGGCTTAATTGGTCAGGACTTCTTTTTCCACCTTTGGATATTCCGTACGATCCGCAAGTATCTCACGTAGTAATGTTTCTACGTTCCCgcgtttcgaaaattttcgattatttttatttgttttttgattataggttttttttttcttatttaaaattttttcttctcttcatcGCGTGTGGCACCGCATCGAACTGTGGTAACCTCCTTCTCGGGTACGCTCTGGATTATTACGGTATCGATTCATGCCAGGTAAAACTTGACTACCTCCACACACGGTATATAAAACTCGTGGATCGATACGAAAGTAATTCCGCACTTTCCAGTACGTAGAGAAAAGTTGTTACCGAGGGTATATATtagatatttatgtatatatctcGTTAAATACAGTAAGCgggtcaaatatttttatactaacAAACGCCGACGCTaggttattttttattttttttttcttcttctcttttgtGCAAATCGAACATCAAACACGAACAGAGGAAATATGTTCTATATGTTTAATGCGGGATCGGTACGAATTTACTTTGGCGCATGGAAAAAATACGGATTGTTGGTAATTACATTCGATCGAAAAAATACCGTAACAATTTAGGTTTGTTAAAACAATGCGTCAAACTTACTTCGTATCGATGCACTAAGGTATAAGCTTACTCgctaattaatattaaaacgTCACTTACACAACTACACCACAAACAAGCGTATTTCTCTTGAGATGAGCACgattcgattttgaaaaacaaaccgATCGAATACCTGTGTCAAAAATTCGCGAACGATGTGAACGGAGCCGCGGTAAGATTACATCCAACCTTGAAAAgttatgaaaacaaaaaaaacaaagttcaATCGAGGCAAAAGTATCGCGAAACGGACGCGTCCAGACGGATCTGACGTCTGACGGAGAATGAGACGATCGCTAAATTTTCCGCTCCAGAATTGAGTCCTATTGCTCGCAATttagtaattattatattacactgGTTATAACGAAACACGCGGCGACAGGATCTTCCACTTAAATTCCAGCCTTGCTACCACACGGCAACTCGATTCCTATTAGCCAAATTACTAAATGGTTTTGACTCGGGCAAAGTCTGAGCCACTTTATGCCCTCTCATGAACGTGATATACACTTATTAACTTGTTGTTACCGCGATATCAGTCCGCCTTCTTCgcgttgaaaaatgattaacgCCCACGACAAGGAGACAAAAAATTAGGTGGACGATAACagcgacaaatttttcaagggttataatataatatacgctTTTATGTTCGCGATGATCTACAAAATGGAATTGCAATCGCTGAAGAAACGGGACTGATTTACGAGAAAGaagagacaaaaaataaataaaatatatacgatATGAAAACGGAAAAGGTACGAAAGAATTTAGCGACACGGTTCCCTCATTTCCTATCGATCAGGGTCGCGAACTAACCAGCAGAGCACAACTTCCCGTGGGATAAAAACGACCACCTACCGAGAATATCAAAAGAAGATGTCACCTTAggattaggaaaaaaaatgttggaaaaatgctttgaaaaaaatgttggaaaaagaCGAAGTAGAATCGTGACTTTACATGTCGCGTATCGTTCATCAGCCGATGATCGCGACAAAAGTTGAAATCGTGATGAAAACGACGtggtgaaaaacgaaaaaagcgagcgaaaaaaataacggCGAACTACCTGATGAAACGAAACGtgttaaatgaataaaatataagcaACCTGGCCCGGTGCGGTTTTCtataataataagtataaCGTGAGGTATCGTCATTAGGTGTCGTTATTGCGTGACGGCCGGTGTTACTCCTGTCATTTGTTAATTATGAACGGGACCAATTAGGGAAAATTAATTCTCTCCACCGGCGTATTAACTTGGAAAATTCATATTGTTTGACtcagaaagagagggagagataTCGAATTCATTGGGAGAATTTTATCACACGTATAAAAGGTGTGCATTCTTCATTGcgtaattttcaataatcacACATGTGCTGTTAAACCCGATTTTAATATTCGCTAATCAATTTATAGCGCATTATCATCACCGTTCGGGAATAGCTTTGTCGCGGAAAAATgtaagtttcattcaaaatttcgagCACCTTATTGTGCAAGGAATAAACTTTCTTCCGTGCGATTCGAGCGGGTTAAGGGACGATCGATCGGTCTCGTGACCTACGTAACTTTATGCGTATACCGTTCTAACCCgcaatgaataaaatcgagCTAGTATTCACCCACGCACACACGCGTAAACAGCCGTAGGACTGGAGAGTTAAGGAATTCAGGGTGTATTCCTTCCCTTGAATAATTGAAGACTGATGTGCAATATTTTGGCAAGTGTCACTGACatcgaaataatgaaatataaaaattactattattattcgcgagttaaaaaattctagGCAAATAAAGAAGGCTCTAAAAatacccaaaatttttttataattttcaccgaGGAACTTTTTCGGGTAGAAAATTTGAGCATGGGAATATTAATCAGCCGGGAGATGACGAAGATTATAAACCACGTGAGATTTTCTTTCGAGTAAGCTCGTTACGAAACTATCGTCGAAAcgttgaaagtaaattttcttCATGACAGACGaagaattttgtgaaaaaaataaagttggTTAAACACGTTCACGTATCAATGACAGCGACCACCTGTCAAAATTCTGACATACTCGTACACGCGAAAATTGCACAGAGTCCGCGATCACGGACGAATGATCCGTGTATGAGTTTTTAGTGGTGAAATCATCTTGTGGCACCAGTCAGAGAAATAGGGAGTAAAATGAATTGGCAATGTGtaaaaaagtgtgaaaaacGACGTAGCAACAACGTGTAATCGTATTATCAATTGTTTTACTCACGTCAAGGCGCCAGACACCGAGGGCAGGTTTTAGTCCTGGAAAAAGCTCGCGTTTGCACACACAGTAGCGAAAAGCTCCCGTAAGAGAAACAAATATGGCGGTAACCTGGAGCAACCGAAGCGCCAGCTGGGGGTTGCCGTATTGCAGTATAAAATCAATACACCTGTCACTACGACAAATGCAGTGCCAATGTTTCCCCGACTCCAATACCTGCCTAATCCCGACCCCCGGGTTCGGGGTTTCCGATGTGTGTACGTGCATGCCTCCTACTTTACACACGTCGACGGGCGATGCGCGATGTGTCCCGACACAGGATCCGCTGGGAAGTTGGCGGAAgaggatgagaaaaaaaaaaatatacacattgTCGGATTCTGGTGGTGAATGGGAATCGGGAAATGGGATTTCCTGGTGCTATTAAACCCGGCAGCACCTCCGCTATTGTTACGTAATCCGACATTCTGCCCTGCACGCTTCGTGCCTTTCATCGGCATTGTTCTCCATCCCCGTGCACTCTGTGCCTCATCGGGAGATAGGGAAATCCAATCACTTCCCGCGGGCTACTCGAGACTTTTAATAAACCGATCCACGGGTTGATATAAGTTTAATAAGCCTCGTAATTAGCCGATTTGTGATTTCAAGTAACGCGTACGCGAAAGCGAAAAGTTGGAAAGTTGCGACGATTAAGCGTAAATCATGCCGCATCTTTGGCGCTTGTTTCTCGAACCTGGTTGTCTGGCTCGACACGCTATCGACGGTATGTACTTGGAATAAATTCCCGGCCGAATAAAGAAGAGGCAGGGCTGCAGGTATCGGTGTGTGAGTCATAAATATCAGACGGATATTTCCAATATCGGCGATACCGCGGATAAacgagaagagaagaatttCTGACGGGAAAAACTTGCTCCCTTTCAATGCTCGCGACCGAGGGGACGGGATGTGATCTTTGCTTTTGGTGAAATTAAAGCTTACCCCTGACCAATGAGAAGAGAATTCTCGTTTCATCGCCAGAGTCCTGAGGAATCGAAACATAACCCTGCGGTATGTTTTTGCCAAACAATAATAAACAGATAGGTTGTTCGCAATGAGAAGATAAAAGTTTGACCCATTTTTTCACGGAAGCTACCACGTAAGGACTCGGTAAATTATTAACGAAGACCTTATCAGAACCTGTCACTTTCCGACTGCGGACGAACATAGGTATTCGTTTAAATTATCCGCATCACTGTATACATATTTGACCCAAATAATTCGTACACAACGACGATTGATCCGCAGATCGTTCGGTATATAAAGAAAAGGATAGAACgagcgaagaagaaaaaacaattcgaTGGAGGTTAAACGACTCGATAATCATCTAAGCGTAAACTAATTTTTCCCTTTGCTCCGGCTTGGTACTTGCAATTAAACCGGTTAACAACGAGAGGGGAAAAGGCGTTGGGATCGGTCGGTTGGGGTGGAAAAGCATTTGGCCCACATTTTGGTTGACTGGCTTAAAGCCAACGCCGATTCACTCGCATATCTCTTCTTGGAACAACACCAGAAATTGCTTAAGGTCAACCTCTCACCGTCGGCCACTGTGAATTACGTGTTCGACTCGAATTTATAAGTGAAGATTTCGCCCAAAGTATAAGCAAGATGAAAGGTAGTCGCTAGCGATACGTCGAACAGTGAATTATATTCCGTCGGACAGGAACAAGGTTGTTATACAGGGAGGAGAAACTCACCCTGCGCCTGGCAAATTCGATTATAATAGCGAACCAGACGTCGGGAAATCAGAGCTTTCATTAGGGTTCATTTGAGCAAGGAGGCAAAGCTTGAACTAACGTCCTTTACGGGTGTCAGGATTCCGGAATTTGAGTCGAGAAGCTTCGCTTGACATCTGCGGACAaggcaaaaattttaatgtcTCGTCGTTGCTGATTGCGGAAAGAGCGAAGGCAATAACCAACCAGAACCATGAAAGAAGCTTCAACGATGTCCGAATGGAGTGAAGTATCTTTGGCTTTGGGGATAATTCTTCATTCTTTACTTCCGAGTCAACACTCAGCTTCCGTTCCTCGCCTGAGAGTATACGAAGCCGACCATCGCCGCAGGGAAAAAGCTCCGAGCTTTACGGAATGTCGAGAATTTGTTATTCGCCTATTAGACGAAGACTGCAAGAGGATCCTCCGGCCTGGCCTCTGGTTTCGCATCTGTAAATTCATCCAATTAGTTAGGAGGAAATTCACCCCGGTAGGGTAACGGTAGAAGACACCCGACATGGATCATCTTCCCTTTCGTTTGTCTCGTCAGATTTCTCGCTGTAAGCTCGTTGAAACAACGACGAGCCGACTAAACGCGACGATCCGTGTTGAGCTTTCGTTACGTCTGATCAAAGTCATTGTCTTCCGGTTGCAGTGAGACTGAAACTGAAGAGAGCGAGTCGAGGGTTTGTTAGCGGTAGAAGGCGCAGTATCATTGTTGACGCCAATTTCTCTCGAGCCTCTCTCTTTCGCCGACTGAGTTGAGACTCAAGATTGTAAAGTGCTCTTTGTTCCAAAGCACGAAACCCCTTCTGATTCGAGAACATTCCGTTACACCCCCCCACGACTGAGTGGGCGTGTATACGTCAAAGTTATAATCTACTCATTGCCTCCGTGTGCTCCTCTTCACAGAGACCCGGGAACCCCGCGGCAAAAGCTTTTCACTTATCGATAAATCGGAGATTGGCCAAGAGGCGCTTCTCCTCGTCCGCGATGGGTTGTTGAACGATGAAAATCGTCAAGCCCTTGGCACGACATCTGTTTACCGTTACAGCAAGGGGATCTTTACGCCGTTGAATTTTGGCTTCTCGTTCTTTTAATAACTAATAAGGACAGGGGtatttttcccccttttttttcccaGAGACATATACCGAAAAAGTTAGGAAAAGGGGTGGAACGTGAGTAACGTATCCTGAGACGGGCAACTCgttttgaatgaataataaatagcGATAGGAGGGGGTGCGAGCAAGGGTGGTTTTGAGCTTGCACGGGGGACGCCCTGGACGCGGCGGTCGATGCCACCAGATGCCGTCGCGGCGCTGGGGTCGGGTTGAAAGTAAGCTCGCCCCAAAGCCCGAAGCCCGAAGCCTGCAGTAGCCCGGCGTCAGCCGCCGCACCAAGGATTACGTAGCAGGGTGCTATCCTCCACTCGAGGTTACCCCctcattagaaaaataaaccatACGTACACACGTAATCCTTGACTGACACGCAACTCTCCGCCGAGCCGAAATCGTTCTTGTTACCATtgttgttatatttttcatacaatacaCATGTCGTGAGATAATCGACCTGCACAGCGATCGGGCTGCTGCACACCGGCGTTGACTCGACCCGTCGAACGGACTAGTATTTTTAATCGAAATCAATCGAACGTATCAAATAATGTGGACAGTGATTGCCGATGTGGTAAAATAGTGCCCCTCGACTCCCGCCTGTTCACCGCTTCCGAAAGCGCTCGGAAAAggggagaggaggagaaaataaCAAGGAGTCAAGGAAGAAGTGTCCGGGATACGAAGGCCTTGACCAGAGGATGAGAGGGCTTAAAAAGGGGGCACCGTGCAGCCCCGACGGTACCTCGCTGTAGGGGGTTTAGTTACCACCGCGTCACCgttgattcgttttttttttttttttttgtttttttaatcgagCCCTGGTCAATCCGCCAGCACCGAATGAATCCCCAACGctagatatatttttctttccttttttttttcttttccttcgtgttttattttatttttacttggGTTACTTTTCGTAAAACAAGCATAAGAGATCCCTCCAGCCATGAGACTAAGCCGGAGTAAATGCTCGATGAATCCGTACATCCGTAACAATTCATTTCGGTAATGAAACGCCGTTGTAGAATTGGATTTTGCAATTGATCGAGAGGTAATTGTAGTGTCACAGAagaactttcttttttttttttttttgacaaacgAGATAATATGCAGGCTCTGGTAACTTTGACCCTCTGAAGCGAGGCTAACCGATGTGtgtagaataaatttttagccTCGTCTACCTCAAGATCTACATTCCGTCGTTTGAAAGCATCCGGCAACAGCTCATAAGGATCGAAGAAAGTCAGGAGAAAGAATTGATTGTAAAAAACAACACATCGCGAACGCGATCGGTTCTCCAAAATGGCGGATGACAAGGAGAACCAAACGTTCCTCCAGAAGCTACTGTTCTACACGACCGCGTTCTTCATTCTCCTCGGCACCTTCAGCCTCTTCGCCTTCCTCTTCTTGGTCCCATTCGTGATCGACCCTGCCTTCACGACCATCTTCATGCAGTTCGAAACACAGCCCGCCGAGTGTGTCACCATCGACGTGGAGTCACGAAGAGGTGAAGGCTAAGCCGTCGCAGCGATGTTTCCACGTTTCGTCTTTCACGTACTCCACGTATCGCACATACCCACTCACTCCCACATTGCCACGCCGGCCTTCTCGCGCTATCATAGGATCGTTGTCATTGTCGTTCTCGTCCTCGTAATTGAACGGAAGTTTGTCTTTGTTAACAACTGCGCAACGAAACACTATACCCAACTCCCGGACGCTTTACTGCACCGCTCCGTCGTTCTGTATACATAACTGCCTCCGCCTTCCCTCAATCTCCTTGTTATTCGCTATCCAAACTACAAAATTCCCAGCACGTTTGTCGCATTGCTTGGTATCCGTTACGTACCTGCATGCCTAGACAGCCATAATTCTTGTACCGCAGCTAATGTCGTGGGCAACTGTAAATCCGAAAGCGAAAATACTGCGTAGATAGTCACCACGGTAcggatgtaaatttttttcttatcgtccCTGTCCGGTATGTGCTGGTAACTGCCCTTCGCGTACAAGCGTTAATTCGCCTGTCGTTCTTTAGTCGGAATTTCAACGTCGTCCGTTATTTTTCCACGGTCGAGTAATCGCGCGTTTTACAGGACGACGCGGGAAAGGAAACACTAAGAACTGGTAAACAGTAGCCAACAGGAATAAGTCagagaatttttcacacaagCTTTTGTAACACGCGCAATAACACTTGGATCCAATTTCCCTCGCGAATGGTCGGTAATTCCGTGTGACCGAGTTTCGTGCGACgctttttttattaatcttaTTTTCCATCTACTTCTTCTCCcggtttgtttttattctccCTCGGGAGATCAGAAGTAGTTTTTAGTTTATTAGCCTATCTCCGTGATTTTATCCTGGCAAGTGTCCCGAAGGATTTCGTTAGTTTGGCAAGCGTGCATCCGGCGTTAGCCTCGTAGAACCGGGAACCACTGTTAATTGTCCGTGTCTTTTCTCAATGGCCGCATAAAAGTTGATCCATCACTGCAGGGTTCCTCGCTGTCCCTTGTAAATTGCCTGATGGTTGTCTGTGTGTTCTGTGTGTACGATGATAAACCGCATGAAAGTAGGAAGGTCGTCGCTATCATCCTCTCACGCACGCTTCAGGTACTCGTAACTGCTCGTGGACATCGTGCAGAGAAGGTTGTACCAAAGAGTTGTACGATTGTACGCAAATACGGGTCAACTACAAGCTCCCGGTGAACGGTACGTCGGAACTTGAGGATTCGCGACTAGTCGAGGAGGGCAGGGCGGGAGGAGGTGTCGAGGGCGACGAAGAGGCGAACGTTGCTCGTTCGCGACGTTCACGGGCCTTGAGGGAGTACGACTACGCCGAAGAGGTGAACGAGGATTTCGGAGAGGAGGATGATTTTGAGTTGGCCAAGCCCTACCCGACAGGTATATCGTTGATGCAGGTGAAACGGTACGATCTGTGCTAATCGCGCGACCGGCTTCCGGTTCGGTACCGGTCACTGACGAACACCGTCTTCGGCTCCGTAGGTCTGATGGGCAACGACTCGGAGTGGTACTTCACCGGGGCGAAGCTATTCCCGAACGTCAAGGGATGCGGCTATCCGCCGATGCTCAACTGCAGCGTTTTCTACAAGCAATACACGATCATAGGGCACAATTTTAGCTGTTACTACTCGAAGGTCGACCCCGGCATCGTCATCAGCGACTTGGACATGTGGCAGGTCACTATACGAGACACGATTATTACGCTCCCCACCTACCCCTTGGGGGTCTTCTTCGAACGCCTCCTAACCACACGATAACGATGCACCAGGTCCGCATGAACCTCGTCTACGCGATGGCCATTCCGATTCCATCCTTCATTGTGTCGGTGATTTATCTCACCATCGCCTACTTCAAAATTTACAACGAAGAGGAGGAGGTCCTGGTCGACCGCGAGGAGGTCGACGAGGGCATCGACGTCGACGGAAGCAACGCGACCCCCTTGCCTCTGACCAGCGGAGCGTTGACGCCCGGTAGCGAGGCCTTCAGAGAAGACTTGGCTAGCTTTGGGCATCAGTTGAAGGTCGCGATGGCCGACGACATCAGTAGGGAAAGTCTTGATGGAATACCAAATTCACTTTCCGTCCAAGGGTAAGCGAAGACCAAATGCTATTTCCCTCGTAGTAGCCGACCGAAGCAGTCAGGATGCTTATCGATCCCAAACGTCGACCAACTGCCAAtgtaacaatgaaaaatcgtACCAACTATTTTCTCTGATCATCTTCTTATTAAATTCAGTCAGGTTTTTCTGCTTTTCCATCACTTGTCTTTGGGCTATAAATAACTGTGGCGAACTCTCCGTTCGAGTGGCTCGGAGAATAAGGGTGATTGATCGTTTCCTAGGGATACGTAAGATTAATGTCGTATAGGTAGATAGACGGAGGTGCGGGACGGGgacgagaaaaaaacataCCGCACCGTGAGATTAGGTACGAGCTTGCCTGGTAAGCTCTACGTTGACAATGTTTCGTGAAAGCAAAACACTTCCGGGGTTTCCTAGCGCGAGCTTCGATGTTTCAACTCGTCGTAATTTCAAAGGCTTCTTCTCAAGCCCGGCCGCCGTTAACTGAGAGACAAAACGAGCTTTCGCTCTATATCTACAAGACGGTACGAATAAAAATCAGCTTGTATTATCGAGTGGAAATAAAATCTCCAGACGAAtgaaattcgtattttttcaaagtctaTACATCACGAAGCCCTCCAGCAGCTATTTAGAAACGTGTACGTTGTATAAGCGAGGCAGGTGACATTTATTGAATTGGATAATGGAATCGACATTTTCTAAATATAGAAGGTATAGACAGAACGGTGCAGATGCACGGGTTGAAAATCTATTTCTCTTCGAGGTCGTCCCgtcgctctttctctctcgtgCAAAGGGCCGTTCGAATCGAAAGCTATAACACAAAGCGTATCGCGCGGTGTATCTGCTTTCAGAAAATTGCGGCTTTCCAATACGCCGgtataaatttcgaatataAATACGCGCATAATACATATTTCCCGGGATTTGCATACGAACGTAGACAGTGCAGAAacggagaaaatttatttccagtCAGAAACTGGCGTGCGTAACAATAAAAACTGAACCTGCTACGTGCATCATCGAGAGATCATAAACGGAAGACTTGAAATGCTGCGCAGAGTGCAGGGTGATTAGTTGACGAAGAACGAATTGGTCCGGCTCCAGATGTCGTTAGTAAATTCGGGTTATCCGAAGTAGCCCGCAAGCTCTCCACCCCCCGATCGTTGTTTGCCTCTGGCGGTACGGCGCCGCACAGTCTGCAGAAATTCGTCTCTAGTCTGACTCTATCCGTTCCGCTAGATCATATAAACCGCCGTCATCCACCCCATCCGTATCGTTCACGAGCTCGTAGCCGCTTTGTATGGAGAGAATAGTGTATAGCTATCCGCGAAGAGACAGCTAGGGCTGTATTCGCTGCCGGAAGAAAAACAACATTCGCTTTGGTCGGGGTATCGGGAGAAGTCGAGCGGACATCCCCCTGCCCCTCTCCGAGGAGCCGGAGAGGCAGAAATAAAGAACCAGCGAGTCATCCGGCCTCGATGTACGTGTCGAGAACGACGGAAGTGCTACATTGTGCAACGAGGAGGCAAACAAGGTCTTTTCGCGCCGTgtttaaatttgcaaaaaagagTCGAAGGCGAGAGCATGCTTGTGAATAGAAATACAAAACCGGTTTTGGATACAGATCCTGTACCGACATCTCACCGACACTCCCAATGTCGGTAAAAGAATCTGTGTTCAGAACCGGTCTTGTATTACTACTGCGAATATTGCGaatacgcgaggcgaaaagaccgttgcCTCCTCGctgcacacgattctttatacGAGAGTATGGTACGCGTTTTTTCAAGAAGCAGGAGACTGAGGTTAGGATCGCGTAAAGTCATATTTgttcgcgacagcgcatgcgcgcaggaTTTGAAAGTGGTATTTTCGGTACTCCGCACATGCGCACTCGCAGACTCACTATATAGTCATAGAAACGTATACTTTGTGCACGAAAATCACGCATGAAGAAACGCGTAGAATATTCTCGCGTTATATAAAAGCACATTTCCACCACGATAACTCGTGGACGCAGAACTGAGTGCAGGGTGGAAGACCGAGGGTATACGCGCGTAAAGATTACATACGCACGGTGCAATAAGGTACTCTAGGTTGCGTGCGACGTCGAAGGTTGAAAGTGCCGCGATATGCGTGAGAAAAGCTTCCGCGGCGAGGAAAGGACGCAGGCATCGATTCATCCCCCCGACTAGCAGCCGCCCTGAAACCCGGAGTGACTGTACCTTGCAGTAACTTATACCCTACAACCGTTGCGGAACAGTCGGTCACTCCAATGACGC
This region of Neodiprion fabricii isolate iyNeoFabr1 chromosome 7, iyNeoFabr1.1, whole genome shotgun sequence genomic DNA includes:
- the LOC124186564 gene encoding protein tipE isoform X2; this translates as MADDKENQTFLQKLLFYTTAFFILLGTFSLFAFLFLVPFVIDPAFTTIFMQFETQPAECVTIDVESRRGTRNCSWTSCREGCTKELYDCTQIRVNYKLPVNGTSELEDSRLVEEGRAGGGVEGDEEANVARSRRSRALREYDYAEEVNEDFGEEDDFELAKPYPTGLMGNDSEWYFTGAKLFPNVKGCGYPPMLNCSVFYKQYTIIGHNFSCYYSKVDPGIVISDLDMWQVRMNLVYAMAIPIPSFIVSVIYLTIAYFKIYNEEEEVLVDREEVDEGIDVDGSNATPLPLTSGALTPGSEAFREDLASFGHQLKVAMADDISRESLDGIPNSLSVQGNLSKTMTTSISTPPGPMAAV
- the LOC124186564 gene encoding protein tipE isoform X1; its protein translation is MADDKENQTFLQKLLFYTTAFFILLGTFSLFAFLFLVPFVIDPAFTTIFMQFETQPAECVTIDVESRRGTRNCSWTSCREGCTKELYDCTQIRVNYKLPVNGTSELEDSRLVEEGRAGGGVEGDEEANVARSRRSRALREYDYAEEVNEDFGEEDDFELAKPYPTGLMGNDSEWYFTGAKLFPNVKGCGYPPMLNCSVFYKQYTIIGHNFSCYYSKVDPGIVISDLDMWQVRMNLVYAMAIPIPSFIVSVIYLTIAYFKIYNEEEEVLVDREEVDEGIDVDGSNATPLPLTSGALTPGSEAFREDLASFGHQLKVAMADDISRESLDGIPNSLSVQGDFVYFQKLEQDDDDEYLNSTWADGGSLKRHFQGLNNISWKPH
- the LOC124186562 gene encoding uncharacterized protein LOC124186562; translation: MPKPVPVEDLVIPPQDGRICGTICICQMTAVLSSVALVYLTVAIYMPSTRAFQSGISEVPVMCTTTRAVNKDGCDWGSCGEWCLSKTSGACIQIYVNLRRNGSSIVLANCTNTANKTCYGIDQENAKKSRCIADECRNLTGTFNCTMGMCINITDAFECMFHDTDPALKCSGRRGKITCIDIDGLFSCNRGTCERIRTPYNCDRRCVDIPTRNKNMILLSGDKVYLSQCERAIDADTGREIWNEERGDVMMASCYGIYNTSTGVEAVDCINGSVLEKSMLTDLTNFTYLSYLNVFATKPLDETRQVAPPEQDLLIANESRLLINLEGCVNTLRDECKEFLREYGKDGTDHNARARFPCFYAEGNTGIVVSRFNLERTYKEFLVAFILPSVLFIVSCLTLILCQRTVVVGDDAKMRFKGKPGAALASLEKSASGNLGDAGGGDSVMAL